GACCCCCGCGTCTTCCCACCGCGCGAGGAGAGAACGGAGAAGTCTACGCCTATCCGTCCAGGCGTCCACACCACAGACGCTGAGACGCAGAGGCGCAGGCCCGCCGCATTAACACACGAGCGAGCGCGTGGTGTGCCCGGCACGCGGCGGAAAAATAATATGGATGACAGACGCTGGAAAAATTGGAatgactgatttgttgtgagagaaaaacactgttcgatagctgataaaccggctgataagctgaagcaaacCGAACAAAATACCTTCCTTATTTAACACTGGGATTTATTTTTCGTTCCTTTCTTAACATTTATTCCTTATTTGATATCAAGATTTatttttcattcctttattaGCACTTCTATTAGTTTGAATGGTAAGGTCCACCTAAAAAGACATTTTTACCCCTCATCTTATCTAATGATATAGAGCCAATCCTCTTAGTGCCATTGAAATTTAGATCACTTTCTTGTGTGCCATCAAATTTTTGGCTATTTTTCCTTGCATGCCATTTCAGATTCATATCGTAGCAAAATAAATGGAGATGGAAATAATTCTAAGTAAGGGGAGGCGGGCTCCCAGCAGGCTGGTGCGGGCGCGCTGTCCCTCGGCCCTGCGATGCGGAAGAGCGGTGCCCCGCCAGGCCAAAGCGACGGGAGCCGCGGCCGATCAAGATAAGGTCGCGCGAAGTGGGCCCGTCAGATAAGTAGATTGAGAGGCAAAAGTGCCATTTCACATGTCGAATCGAGTCCTCCAATAACTGTCCGTTAAGTTTCCTTAAATAACTGTTCCGTTTCTAATGAAAGTTCATGGTCATGGCACCGAAGTGTCATGAAAGGAACGAAAGATAAATCCTAGTACCAAATAAGGAATATAAGTGttaaaaaagaatggaaaataAATTTcggtgtcaaataaggaagatAAAAATAGATAAATCCTAGTACCAAATAAGGAATATAAGTgttaaaaaagaatgaaaaataaattCCGGTGGTAAATAAGGGTGACAAAAATTTCTAATATAGAGAATCAGTTTATTATGGAGTGCCACGCAGGGAATCTCTAAAAAAGACTTGCTTCCCACGCCTTTTGGCCATCCATTTCCTAATTAATCGATCCTGCGCTTTTGCCACACGCCAAACACCTTCCATGTTTTAAACTTGCAATCCTCCCTAATCCCGCGGGCCCCAAGCACAAGccgtcctccctcccctcccgcctATAGCAGGAGTGTGTATATATAAACGCGCGCCTCACCTGGCACCCGCCACAAAAAGACTCAGCACGAGAGCAACGCAAAGCCAGCTCGGGACAAGTCAAGAGCCATCGGGCCCAACAGAAACCACCACCATCAAAGCAACAGCAAGAAAGGAGAAGCGGAAggcatggcggcgacggcgatggccgTGAGCGGGAGGTGGACGCGGGTGCGGACGCTGGGCCGCGGCGCGTCAGGGGCCGAGGTCTTCCTGGCCGCCGACGAGGCGTCCGGGGAGCTCTTCGCGGTGAAggccgcgccggcgtcggccgcgGACACGCTACAGCGGGAGCAGGGGGTCATGGCGGGCCTCCGCTCGCCGCACGTCGTCCCCTGCATCGGCGGCCGCGCCGGGCGGGACGGCTCGTACCAGCTCTTCCTCGAGTTCGCGCCGGGCGGGACGctcgccgacgcggcggcgaggagcggcgggcggctcGGGGAGCGCGACGTCCGCGCGTACGCGGCCGACGTCGCCAGGGGCCTGGCCTACGTCCACGGGGCCGGCCTCGTGCACGGGGACGTCAAGCCGCGGAACGTCGTGATCGGCGGGGACGGCCGGGCCAAGCTCGCGGACTTCGGGTGCGCGCGGagggccagcgccgccgccgccgccgcgcggccgaTCGGCGGCACGCCCGTGTTCATGGCGCCGGAGGTGGCGCGCGGGGAGGATCAGGGCCCGGCCGCCGACGTCTGGGCGCTCGGGTGCACCGTCATCGAGATGGCCACGGGCCGCGCGCCGTGGAGCGGCGTGGTCGGCGACGTGCTCGCCGCGGTGCGCCTGATCGGGTACACGGACGCCGCGCCCGAGGTGCCCCGGTGGTTGTCCGCGGAGGCCAGGGACTTCCTGGGCAGGTGCCTGGAGCGGCGCCCGGGCGACCGGCCCACGGCGGCGCAGCTGCTCGAGCACCcgttcctcgcctccgccggcggctgcgAAGCCACCAAGGGCGAATGGGTGTCGCCCAAGAGCACGCTGGACGCTGCATTCTGGGAGTCCGACAGCGACGACGAGGACCACGACGTGTCGTCGCAGAGCACCGCCGAGAGGATCGGGGCGTTGGCCTGCCCCGCTTCGGCCTTGCCGGACTGGGACTCCGACGAGGGCTGGATCGATGTGCTCTCCACGCCAACCGAAGCGTCCGAGGCAGCGACCGCAGCGGACGCCGTGGAGGCCACTTGCCTCGACGGCGGTGTCGGGAGCGAAGAGGAAGCGAGCGCGGAGGCCGTGCCCCACGACATTGATGCGgacagcggcgccggcgcccacaATGTAGGAGAAGCTGACTCTTCAGCTGAGCACGAGAGGCGTCATCCGTGTGTGAATTCAGGCTGTGATGATGACGATGTCCCATGTAAATTACTTCGCGACACAAACAATACAATGAAATTTGCTTTCGCCCAAATCTTGCTCTGTTCATCCCCATTCCCACATGCAGAAATTCCTGTTCTTTCGAATGCGCTCTGTTTCTCGCTTCGGAGCGCTCACATGAACGAGTTCACACCTAAATTCCAGAGCGCTGTAAAATTCGCCGCTTGCTTCGCTTTGGACAGCACGTTGCGCCGCCCGCGCAGCCGTGATTGTGACTCTGACGAGGAAAAAAAGCGCGCAGGAACCTAGCGGCCAAT
This sequence is a window from Setaria italica strain Yugu1 chromosome III, Setaria_italica_v2.0, whole genome shotgun sequence. Protein-coding genes within it:
- the LOC101779583 gene encoding mitogen-activated protein kinase kinase kinase 17, producing the protein MAATAMAVSGRWTRVRTLGRGASGAEVFLAADEASGELFAVKAAPASAADTLQREQGVMAGLRSPHVVPCIGGRAGRDGSYQLFLEFAPGGTLADAAARSGGRLGERDVRAYAADVARGLAYVHGAGLVHGDVKPRNVVIGGDGRAKLADFGCARRASAAAAAARPIGGTPVFMAPEVARGEDQGPAADVWALGCTVIEMATGRAPWSGVVGDVLAAVRLIGYTDAAPEVPRWLSAEARDFLGRCLERRPGDRPTAAQLLEHPFLASAGGCEATKGEWVSPKSTLDAAFWESDSDDEDHDVSSQSTAERIGALACPASALPDWDSDEGWIDVLSTPTEASEAATAADAVEATCLDGGVGSEEEASAEAVPHDIDADSGAGAHNVGEADSSAEHERRHPCVNSGCDDDDVPCKLLRDTNNTMKFAFAQILLCSSPFPHAEIPVLSNALCFSLRSAHMNEFTPKFQSAVKFAACFALDSTLRRPRSRDCDSDEEKKRAGT